TACCGCTGTGTGGTTGTAATTAAAATCCCTGTTCTAGGTATTTATAGAAAAaaattctctttcttttttattcaaaaAACAGCTAATTGCAGTGTTGTTTTGTAGCTAATGCAAAAATAACTATTTAATTGACTTAGGCcataaatctaaattaaaatgtttcacattATTACTGATAcgtgtaaaataaaatcacattaaaaCCAATTTGTTATCAGTGATCTTTCTTCCTGCTGTGTTAGCACGCTGGCATACCTCCATCAGATAGTCGGAGGCATCATGCACTAACATGATCAAAGTCCCTCCCCTGATGTAGTTCACCACCCAGGAGAAACTGATGAGGACAATGGTGGCTATGTGGTGAATTATCTGCTCTTTGAAAtcctggagaaaaaaaaaaggaacagaaagaggcggtgtaaaaaaacaatatcCAACTGTGTATGGTCACTTATTGATCAAGCTGTAAAGATCGGTCACTGATCATCGATTGGTCATAGTGTGTGTCTGACTAATGTTGGTTTTACAAATGATTAACTCTTCACACACATCTTACGGCTATAAAAAGAAACTAAATCCTAAACTTAACAGAAAGTTACAAAACAAATCCGCACATAGAGGCTGATTACAATAGATCTCCTGAAAAAGTCCAGAAAATCGTTGTTTTGGTTTAAAGGATTAGCTCCTCGCATTTCAGAGCTGGGGTTATAAAACCTCGCAGTTTGCTGACAGGCTTTAAGGTCTGACACCTTTTCACAACAACATTTAGACCTGTGGACAAAATGGTCAATCTGTCCCTCCACAGTGTGACGACCCACAGAGCTCCGGTCACACATTAACTCACAGGGTGCCTCGAGATGCAACCTCTCCGACTCGAGAGACAGTCTGTTGGCTCAACTCACCCTGACTTTACCAAACAGACAAAGTGGAGCAGACGAGTGGAACTGAACATCACGTTTTAATGGCGTTTTGAATGCTAACAGCTCCCCTCAACACAATGCATGCAGTGTGAGGACGTCTTAATGGGGAAATCAATGTCTAAACCTCAAAATACACTACCAACACAACAGATCATTCTCATTATTTTATGCACTTAGTGAGTATTCTCTCTTCATGGAAGATTTCAGAGGTTTTATAGTATAGCGCTAACAAAGTTTAGGAGACAGCTCTGTATCACTTACCTTGCGTTTGACATCTGATGCTACGCTAAAAAGCAGCGAGAGATAGAAGCCTAGTTCGATCATGTAGTACCAGTACTGTGAAGGCAAAAGTGGCtgcaagagaaagaaaagctgTTAGAATAACATGCCACAAATAATTTTACTTATGAGTTAGTTAATGTATTTACTAAATGAATGATGGAACTGCTAAAAGATATACTTTCATACTTTTCAGCATATCAAAATGGCGTATAAATTGGTTTTACAAAGACACaatatgaaaatgtttcaaTCTAAACGTAATTGAAGGGGATGTTTCAGGTGATGACATACCATTTTCGGGAAGCCATCCCACATCAGCTTCATATCATAGAACCATGGTTTCTGAGGAGAGAAATATAATCAATATTAATGAGGATTTGAGTGTCCAACACAACACCACAAGAACTCAACAatgcacaaacaaatacaaagtgGAAAACAATGTCTGAGCGGTATCCAATAATGTGTCCACTACAGTTACaatgtagcctcacattaccctactcctctctctactcctctcatgtcaaccctcccgttttccccGAGATTCTCCCATATTTTTTCGTTCTCACCCGCTATCCTCCGATTTAAATGTTTCCCCGTAAATCTcccgtatttttaacctttataaaatcaaataaaaacctgctgTGTTTGTTACTTTCTCCTCTGGTAAAcatgtagactgtgcttcttgcacaaggatagaaaatgaaaacaatccactgaaatgaCCACTATAGCCTCCTAGTATTAAACCActtgaaattataatgaatatagtagcctaactataagtaatattaacaatatatactaacagtataatatggaattaacattgtacgtattttcaaatctcactgaAGGCAGTTTTGACTCCTATCTGTAgaccctctcactctctccactACTCTCTCTACCCTCTgaagcccacagaacctgctTGAGCTtcccagaacaaaaagcagctacagTAGTTTATCATTGACTCAGGATacctgtgctcctttatctcctactTATTTTGGCTatagccttttttgttgcagtttttatggttgtagtaaatttataaagatgctgtttgttctatttttgtagtttattccacaataaagctatatttgttactacgtaaccaggcaaaggctgctatggtttaaggCTCTAAGACAGATTGAGcagaatttgttgcccatgtttccaataaaataaacagttgtcatttcatgatactttatcatctgttaactttaacacttaatacattgtttttaggactaattaaataaatatacagtatactgtagaatgctacatgataaataaaaggctccaaaCTGACCCAGTGATTGGTATCGGCCAATACCGCTTTCAGCGATcggcccaaaaaatcctgatcggaCCACCTCTAACAAATGCTACCAATGCCAACCAGATTCTGACGCAGTACTCACGTCAATAAGGGCTGCCAGGCCAGCAAAGAAAGCAAGAAGGTAAAAGGTAAATCTCCAACTGTAAGAGAATGCACAGCGATCTCAGAAATCCAGGAAAACATAATTTCAGACAGCACACAAACAACATCCCGCCTGTATACAATGttcaaacaataataatacctttacttgtatagcgcctttcatgcaaacacacagcataaagtgcttaaaaaaacaagattggatggaaataaacaaataacagtaagtaaaaatgcaaaaatagcaataagagaaaaacaaacaatacaaaacaaaacaggttgaacacaatacaataaaacattaacaatgataacaaaacatttaacccAACAATGGCacaaaggaaaaacaacagGACATGTCCCAACTGTGCTCATGTTGGTGCTGGATATTCCTGTCATCAACCTGTGCTCTGTGGTGTTTAAAAGTTTTGACaaactttttactttaatttacattaaatcaaaagtaaaTGATAGCCtaacaaaaaataattcacacatcacaggaaaaataaaaattccaaTCACTAacattagggctgacccccaatagtcgaagattcaatgggcggagcctgattcgactgtcaatctcacagttgaagctttgcagcgaaacaaggatcatgccattttcgggggtgctcaacatctgattttacacagaactaccagtttttccccaataagttaatatacagcctattacaatatacatttcaacgtttaatgctgtaaataaacatgtaaaaagaataaaactttcaataaatgtttttaaagtgcgtaaataaatccaaaattgtaaccctaaccctgggtcgtcagtgcgcatgtgtaggcgtagcgtgcgtgtgtggtggcggaagaggaacacttgctgaagagactgagccccggcttcactggtgttATGCAGAGTTTTCCGCACCTCAccggactttcggataatttatcaccattgatgaaccacacaaagaatattaaatcgtttttaaatagccagctacttgaaatagacccgtgaggaaccgcgatgtgcatgtagttgtcggcagcacggaatccacacaaaactctgcacaagaccggtgaaggacaggcgagagagagagagagtaaagggTCTTCAAAGAGACTCAGTTTAGCTGCAAATTTAcagtaagttgaatgaatagagactgcagctctgcagcttctcaagattaaagcagagctaccatgtgtaacccccccccttctgatttgactatgtaaatccttagtcagggagAGCCCTAATTAACATGTATGTCACTTATTAAAACTCAGCAAACTCAACACTGAATCACTTTGGGCAGAGAACGCCTTTCTGATCAAGGATGGGAAACACCTGGATATTACAGTCAATGTGCTTTAGGTTTTGCAACATTCTTCTGCgtgaacatacagtaaatatccTCCTATTCCTGTAGATTGTTTTGCAACAGCATTTTGAGGAATGCTTGCTCCAATTTCGTGGGTGTTGTCAGAGTTGAAAGCCAATGCTCAGATCAGGAGCACCTTGAGGCATGTAAATCATTTCAGATGTTCTGTGGTAGCAGTAGGTACCAAAGCCTCAAAACATATGAATATTTTTCCCCAggtaaaattattttgtaattcaCAAGAAAAATGCAAAGATTAGAGCAAAGTCTGAAATAAGATACATGATTTTGCATTGCAGACATTTTTGCTTTCCTACGCTGTATCTCTAACTTGCGAGCACTTGCAGAAAAAGGTTTTTAGATTTGTGTAACCATTTCACCTCATGTTTCCAACAATGTTCGAACACAGAGAAATCCATAATTTTATTCAAAATGCAGTGAGTTTCATTTGGTTGCCTGTCAATGGCGTCCCCTTTACAAGCACAATCCCCTTTACACCCTCTAGCTGCTGCAACTTCCGCGGAAACACTGTAGCGAACGTGACTATACATAACATGAATAAAGGTTTAATACACATGAACATGATTTTTGCTTGAGTCATGTCAGATAGATTTTCATCAGCAATGGTGGTTAACAATGAAGACTCTCATGATCTCATGCTTCTTCACAGCGTCTTCAAACTACGCCTTTTGTTATTAGGTGCGTTCAAGAAGACGGCGGCttactttcgccgacttgatgttctaacgtgagctgcaggtgactgcaggggtgGGATATAAAAACGGCGCCATCAAgacggacacattctacctacGTCAGCTTGCTGTGAGCTTATATCAATGACTGATCCTacggcatttgcaaagaaaaatgccgcGAGACTAGGCaatagtgtggttccaactttcTGTAGCCAGGGAACGACGCCTGCAGCCGCCTTGATCCCGTGAGgtttaaatgtcatgtgacacgGTGAGGTTTTGCAGCACCGGTGAAAAGTTgaacacaatttctaaccagcatgccttattttaagtccagcatgcatcacgttaagtcagcgctgcgcaaTGCCGAATGAAGTCAAACACACCTATTGTTTTGACGTGAGAGACACCCTAGAGGCAGAAATGACACACTGTCCGTTAAAAGAATGTGGAATTTGTAAAAGCAAATCATGACCTCTGCAAAATCCCGAACTGAAAATACACTCAATTACAGAATTagaacaacattaaaacaatatttccTTGTCACTTAATGCTTAGTGATCCCATTCAATTTCCAATCCAAACAAATTGTGGGAAAGgaataaaattttttatttcaaaacgaGTAGGGGAAAAATAAGCATCCTTTACATCTACTTTAAGATTAAAAGCAGCTTatcaaagaaaaaacagacagattagaatgaaagacagaaaattgTTTGGGGGTAAGGGGGTtgatgaatttgaatttgagctACCTCGCTTCCCGAAATTTTGTGAGCTTGCTGGGCCGGTCCTGGTTTCTCCGCTGCCTGAACCACCTCTGGACCTGTCGCACCGTACAGCCCGTCTGTTTACTTAAACTCTCTATGGAGCTCTAACAACAAAAGGCAGAACAAGGAAAGAAGAGTCAGTGTTGTCTTTAATGTTAAGACTTGGCTGTGAAGATTTCTATCATCTTGCCATAATCGTACATTTACACATCAACACACCAACATCTCTGACTTTTATGATCAGGCTCAAGTTGCGCTACACACAATATGCTAGTTTCTAAAAAATATGCAGGATGATTACCTGTGGGGGATGCTTTGATGTAGTGCAGAAATAGGACTCCAGGACGGGATTATGAGGAGCACGAACACACTGCTTGTCACTCACTCCCAGCAGTGAGGCAAGAGGGATCGCTACAGTCCTGGAAAGAGGACAACACAGTGGGATTGTAAATAATTGCTGGGACATCATCTcatatttgtcaaaaaaaaaacatgcaaatcaaTTGAGATGTAGAGGTAAATATGGCAGGCAAATGTGACAAGACATGCATAGCCATTGCTGGAGGGGACTCACCTCTCGAATATCTGTCTAATGACCAGGAAGCAGAGAGCGATGGGTACAGTAGCCCAGAGGTCCCGTGGTTTAGGGAAGACTTTGCCATCGTGGTCCTTCAAATCAGCCCAGCCGTGGCCTTCGGGAAACCAAATCCAGTCCGCCCATATCAGCTCATTCAGCCGGGACAACATCCTAAAGACGAAACAGTGCGAGAAAAGgatttgagggttttttttgtagcATGTGGAAGGAAATTAAGAGGTAATAAAAAGAAGTCTTTGTCTGCCAGAGATCTCCATTCAGACTTTTCATTCCATAAATTCAGCAACTCACTCAGCTGTGACAATATCCTGAGAGGAAGGATAGGTAACAGAGAGGGCTGAGAAGAGTGAGTATTGATTGGAAGTGATTAATCTCAATGGGCAACTTCCTGTTCCAAATGAAGGAGAATGATGAAGGGGAGGATTTTGTCACGCTACAAACACAATTCAATCAGAAAACCTATGAGAATTTACTTGGAGCTCCAACCTTTTTCTATGCCTTCAAAAACATCGACTATCTCTGCAGCTGGATAACATGTTTACtccagacacacactcactcctgcGTTCACTCATTTTCTACTCCCTAAATAATGGATGCTCAATAGTTTAGTCAACGGCAGTAAATTGAGATAACGGACTGTGGGATTGTTAACATAAAGTAGTGTACATGCAGTCATTGTGGAATATGTAGACAGTAAATGTAGTGCTTTACCATTAACAGAACTTCTATATTGTAACCCTCTGAAGGAAATTGCATAATTAACACGCCATGTGTTGATAATCTCTTGAGCACGATCACTTGTGTGATTCTCTACTGACATGAGTGTTAGTCATTTCCCCTATAACCTCTATATAAGCCAAGATTGAACAACAATTCTGGCCAACTCATTAAAATAAACCAATGTGCTGTGTTATGTCAGAGATATAAACTTGATGTTAAGAAGGAGGCAAGGCAAGCTTAC
This DNA window, taken from Micropterus dolomieu isolate WLL.071019.BEF.003 ecotype Adirondacks unplaced genomic scaffold, ASM2129224v1 scaffold_95, whole genome shotgun sequence, encodes the following:
- the LOC123967167 gene encoding ceramide synthase 2-like, producing MLSRLNELIWADWIWFPEGHGWADLKDHDGKVFPKPRDLWATVPIALCFLVIRQIFERTVAIPLASLLGVSDKQCVRAPHNPVLESYFCTTSKHPPQSSIESLSKQTGCTVRQVQRWFRQRRNQDRPSKLTKFREASWRFTFYLLAFFAGLAALIDKPWFYDMKLMWDGFPKMPLLPSQYWYYMIELGFYLSLLFSVASDVKRKDFKEQIIHHIATIVLISFSWVVNYIRGGTLIMLVHDASDYLMESAKMFNYAGWRRTCNLIFTVFAAVFIVTRLVILPFWIIYTTWVYPLTLYPPFFGFYFFNGLMFVLQALHIFWAWLILRMVVKFLPGNEIVEDERSDKEETESEDEDDRGQRANFKNGHVQNGHTIFNNNHSKAD